One genomic segment of Gottschalkia acidurici 9a includes these proteins:
- a CDS encoding aspartate kinase yields MATVVQKYGGSSVATVDKIKEIAKRLIQEKENGNNVVVVVSAMGKTTNGLIDMANQVSKNPSKREMDMLLSTGEQVTISLLTMTLKSFGHDAISLTGFQAGILTEGSHTKNRIKDINIENVKNYLKENKIVVVAGFQGMNENGDITTLGRGGSDTTAVALAAKLKCPCEIYTDVDGIYGIDPRLYPEAKKLDYITYEEMMEMASLGSGIMETRSVEIGLRYNVPIYVGLNSGEKNGTYIKEFDETMEQNLVTGVSATDNILMVTLNNIPYNPKNISSIFESLAVKNVNIDMISQTSPSNNHVDVSFTTSKDDESIIDEAISALKSDIPEIDYIKESNLAKVSVVGTGMRNQSGVASKIFNIFAENNIEFKQITTSEISISYTIKSNDKEKTVTILCKELGL; encoded by the coding sequence TTGGCTACTGTAGTTCAAAAGTACGGTGGATCTTCTGTTGCCACTGTAGATAAGATAAAAGAGATAGCAAAAAGATTAATACAGGAAAAAGAAAATGGAAATAACGTAGTTGTTGTAGTCTCTGCAATGGGTAAAACTACTAATGGACTTATAGATATGGCTAATCAAGTATCTAAAAATCCTTCTAAAAGAGAAATGGATATGCTCCTTTCTACTGGAGAACAAGTAACTATATCGTTACTAACTATGACCCTTAAGTCATTTGGTCATGACGCTATATCTTTAACAGGATTTCAGGCTGGTATATTAACTGAAGGCTCTCATACTAAAAACCGTATAAAAGATATTAATATAGAAAATGTTAAAAATTATTTGAAAGAAAATAAAATCGTTGTAGTAGCTGGATTTCAGGGAATGAATGAAAATGGTGATATAACTACTCTAGGTAGAGGCGGATCTGATACTACAGCGGTTGCATTAGCAGCAAAATTAAAGTGTCCTTGTGAAATATATACAGATGTTGATGGCATTTATGGAATAGATCCAAGACTATATCCTGAAGCTAAAAAACTTGACTATATAACTTATGAAGAAATGATGGAGATGGCAAGTTTAGGTTCTGGAATAATGGAAACAAGATCCGTTGAAATAGGTCTTAGGTATAATGTACCTATATATGTAGGATTAAATTCTGGTGAGAAAAATGGAACTTATATAAAGGAGTTTGATGAAACTATGGAGCAAAATTTAGTTACAGGTGTATCGGCTACGGATAATATTTTAATGGTAACTTTAAATAATATCCCTTATAACCCTAAAAATATATCAAGTATTTTTGAAAGCTTAGCTGTTAAAAATGTAAACATAGATATGATAAGTCAGACATCACCATCTAATAATCATGTAGATGTTTCCTTCACTACTTCTAAGGATGATGAGTCTATTATAGATGAAGCTATCTCTGCTTTAAAATCAGATATACCTGAAATTGACTATATAAAAGAATCTAATCTTGCAAAAGTATCTGTAGTAGGTACTGGTATGAGGAATCAATCTGGAGTAGCTTCAAAGATATTTAATATATTTGCTGAGAATAATATAGAATTCAAGCAAATAACTACTTCTGAGATAAGCATCTCTTATACTATAAAGTCTAATGATAAGGAAAAGACTGTTACTATCTTATGTAAAGAGTTGGGTTTATAA
- the lysA gene encoding diaminopimelate decarboxylase — protein sequence MLLKLFGTMKVNNNVLEIGGCNALDLAKDFGTPLYVVDEQLVRDTCRIYKDNFVLEGIETEVVYASKAFQNIGMCKLIAEEGLGLDVVSGGELYTALKAGFNPSKIYMHGNNKTREELTMALEHGVGTIVIDNEQETDLIEELCESLGKKVNAILRVNPGIEAHTHEYIQTTKNDSKFGESIHDEKIFSFISRLKDSSHINFKGFHCHIGSQIHQEESFYLGATIMLEFLNKIEETCGFVTKELNLGGGFGIYYSEEDTPMDMTAFLKELLVNIKNKCDELNIEVPKIIIEPGRSIISNAGTTLYNVGGTKSTYGGRDYIFVDGGMGDNPRPALYSAVYEASIANKMNDDSTELYTIAGKCCESGDIVIKDIKLPKAEAGDIVAVASTGAYNYSMASNYNRIGRPAVVFVKDGSSRIVVKRETYEDLIKNDIM from the coding sequence ATGCTATTGAAACTTTTTGGAACTATGAAAGTAAACAATAACGTACTAGAAATAGGTGGTTGTAATGCTTTAGACCTAGCAAAAGATTTTGGAACTCCATTATATGTTGTAGACGAACAATTGGTAAGAGATACTTGTAGAATCTATAAAGATAATTTTGTTTTAGAAGGAATAGAAACTGAGGTTGTATATGCATCTAAAGCTTTTCAGAATATCGGAATGTGCAAACTTATTGCTGAAGAAGGCTTGGGCTTAGATGTAGTATCTGGTGGAGAATTGTACACGGCTTTAAAAGCAGGATTTAACCCTTCAAAGATATATATGCATGGTAATAATAAAACTAGAGAAGAATTAACTATGGCATTAGAGCATGGTGTTGGAACTATAGTTATAGATAATGAGCAAGAAACAGATCTTATTGAAGAGTTATGTGAAAGCTTAGGAAAGAAAGTTAACGCTATACTAAGAGTTAATCCCGGAATAGAAGCACATACTCATGAGTATATTCAAACTACAAAAAATGACTCTAAATTCGGCGAATCTATTCATGATGAAAAAATATTTAGCTTTATATCTAGACTTAAAGATAGCTCTCATATAAACTTTAAAGGTTTCCATTGCCATATAGGATCTCAAATTCATCAAGAGGAGTCTTTCTATTTAGGGGCTACTATAATGCTTGAGTTCTTAAATAAAATTGAAGAAACATGTGGATTCGTTACTAAAGAATTAAACCTTGGCGGTGGATTTGGTATTTACTATAGCGAGGAAGATACTCCTATGGACATGACTGCTTTTCTAAAAGAGCTTCTAGTTAATATAAAAAATAAATGCGATGAACTAAATATCGAGGTTCCAAAGATTATAATAGAGCCTGGTAGATCTATTATTTCAAATGCTGGTACAACTCTATATAATGTTGGTGGAACTAAGTCAACTTATGGTGGAAGAGATTATATATTTGTTGATGGAGGTATGGGTGATAATCCTAGACCAGCACTATACTCTGCAGTATACGAAGCATCTATTGCTAATAAAATGAATGATGACTCAACAGAACTTTATACTATAGCTGGTAAGTGCTGTGAATCTGGAGATATAGTAATAAAGGATATAAAGCTCCCTAAAGCTGAAGCTGGTGATATAGTTGCTGTAGCTAGTACTGGAGCCTATAACTATAGCATGGCTAGTAACTACAACAGAATCGGTAGACCTGCTGTAGTATTTGTAAAAGATGGATCTTCTAGAATTGTAGTTAAAAGAGAAACTTATGAAGATTTAATAAAAAACGACATAATGTAG
- a CDS encoding NAD(P)-dependent oxidoreductase, producing the protein MGKHIIEEAKRCIQCKKPRCKAGCPVNTPVNEVIKMLLDGDIAKAGETLFENNPLSVVCSLVCPHDTQCEGSCVLASIGNSIHISSIENYISSYYLNIKRNKPEKNPDKKVAIIGSGPAGITIAFVLAKKGYDITIFEANDKIGGVLRYGIPEFRLPKKNLERIKEKLIELGVKIRPNTLIGSTISIDDLFRDGFKAVFIGTGVWRPFPLRIKGETLGHVHYSIDYLKNPEVYNLGDKVCIIGAGNVAMDVARTAIRNGTREAYIMYRRGFDEIPASKHEVEYAKIDGVKFELNKSPLEILDEGVKYICTEKIIDENGEKTLVEIKGSEDIFKVDSVIISISQGPRSVIVSNTKGIEINNKGLLTIDEIGQTTREGVFASGDVVTGAKTVVEAVRLSKKVADSIDKYVTEKYEI; encoded by the coding sequence ATGGGAAAGCATATTATTGAAGAGGCGAAAAGATGTATACAGTGTAAGAAGCCAAGATGTAAGGCTGGGTGTCCTGTAAATACACCAGTAAATGAAGTTATAAAGATGTTGCTTGATGGAGATATAGCTAAAGCTGGTGAAACACTTTTTGAAAACAACCCTCTATCGGTTGTATGTTCACTGGTGTGTCCACATGACACTCAATGTGAAGGAAGTTGTGTACTTGCTAGTATAGGGAATTCTATACACATAAGTTCTATTGAAAATTATATATCTAGTTACTACTTAAATATTAAGAGAAATAAACCTGAAAAAAACCCAGATAAAAAAGTTGCTATAATTGGGTCTGGACCTGCCGGAATTACTATAGCTTTTGTGTTAGCTAAAAAAGGATATGATATAACTATATTTGAAGCCAACGATAAAATTGGAGGAGTTTTAAGATATGGTATACCAGAGTTTAGATTACCTAAAAAGAACCTAGAACGAATAAAAGAAAAACTTATTGAACTTGGTGTAAAAATAAGACCAAATACTTTAATAGGATCAACTATATCAATAGATGACTTGTTCCGCGATGGATTTAAAGCTGTATTTATAGGAACTGGGGTTTGGAGACCATTTCCACTTAGAATTAAAGGAGAGACTCTTGGACACGTTCACTATTCAATAGACTATCTAAAGAATCCAGAAGTTTATAACTTAGGAGATAAAGTATGTATAATAGGAGCTGGAAATGTTGCTATGGATGTTGCGAGAACAGCTATCAGAAATGGTACTAGAGAAGCATATATAATGTATAGAAGAGGATTTGATGAAATCCCTGCAAGTAAACATGAAGTAGAATATGCTAAAATAGATGGAGTTAAGTTTGAACTTAATAAGTCCCCACTAGAAATTTTAGATGAAGGTGTTAAGTACATTTGTACGGAGAAAATAATCGATGAAAACGGCGAAAAAACACTTGTTGAAATTAAAGGATCAGAAGATATATTTAAAGTGGACTCTGTAATTATTTCAATTAGTCAAGGACCAAGAAGTGTTATAGTATCTAATACAAAAGGAATAGAGATAAATAATAAAGGACTTTTAACTATAGATGAAATAGGGCAAACCACTCGTGAAGGAGTATTTGCTTCTGGCGATGTTGTAACAGGAGCAAAAACTGTTGTAGAAGCTGTTCGATTATCTAAAAAAGTTGCAGATTCAATTGATAAATATGTAACAGAAAAATATGAAATATAA
- a CDS encoding 2-isopropylmalate synthase translates to MTKKLYKEIFPYSEIPKIAFNNVQIPMDLPKEIWITDTTFRDGQQSMSSFTVEQIVRLYEYLHELDNGSGVIRQSEFFLYSDKDRKAVEECMKKGFEFPEITSWIRATKNDLQLVKNMGIKETGLLMSCSDYHIFDKLGSNREDVMRSYLDIAEDALSNGIKPRCHLEDITRADFFGFVIPLVTELMKLSQKYGIQVKVRACDTLGLGVPYNGVELPRSVPAIINGLRTHGGVPSEAIEWHGHNDFYSVVTNTTTSWLYGGSGANCALLGIGERTGNCPLEAMVFEYGQITGTTKNMNLKVITDIAEYFQKEMNYEIPQRTPFVGSEFNVTRAGIHADGILKNEEIYNAFDTEKILNRPSIVAVNEYSGMAGIAAWVNGYFKLKDDAKIDKRDPRIVPIKKWVDEQYESGRTTVIRNEELKELADQYLFNIEESK, encoded by the coding sequence ATGACTAAAAAGCTATATAAAGAAATATTTCCTTACTCAGAAATACCTAAAATAGCGTTTAATAATGTACAAATACCAATGGATTTACCAAAGGAAATTTGGATTACTGATACTACATTTAGAGATGGACAACAATCAATGTCATCATTTACTGTAGAGCAAATAGTTAGACTATATGAATATCTACACGAGTTAGATAATGGATCGGGAGTAATAAGACAATCAGAATTTTTCCTATATTCAGATAAAGATAGAAAAGCAGTTGAAGAATGCATGAAAAAAGGATTTGAATTTCCTGAAATAACTTCATGGATTAGAGCTACTAAAAATGATTTACAATTAGTAAAGAATATGGGAATAAAAGAAACTGGACTTTTAATGTCGTGTTCAGATTATCACATATTTGACAAACTAGGCAGCAATAGAGAAGATGTAATGAGATCATATTTGGATATAGCTGAAGATGCACTATCTAATGGAATAAAACCAAGATGCCATCTAGAGGATATAACTAGAGCAGACTTCTTTGGGTTCGTAATACCGTTAGTTACAGAATTGATGAAGCTTTCACAGAAATATGGCATACAAGTTAAAGTAAGAGCATGCGATACATTAGGTTTAGGTGTTCCATATAATGGAGTAGAATTACCTAGAAGTGTTCCAGCTATTATAAATGGATTAAGAACTCATGGTGGGGTTCCGTCAGAAGCTATAGAGTGGCATGGACATAATGACTTTTATTCAGTAGTTACAAACACAACTACATCTTGGTTATATGGAGGATCTGGAGCTAACTGTGCTTTACTTGGTATAGGAGAAAGAACGGGAAACTGTCCATTAGAGGCAATGGTATTCGAATATGGTCAAATAACAGGAACTACAAAAAATATGAATTTAAAAGTTATAACTGACATTGCAGAATATTTCCAAAAAGAAATGAATTATGAAATTCCACAGAGAACACCTTTTGTGGGAAGTGAATTTAATGTAACTAGAGCAGGAATTCATGCTGATGGAATATTAAAGAATGAAGAGATATACAATGCTTTTGATACTGAGAAAATATTAAATAGACCATCAATAGTTGCTGTTAATGAGTACTCAGGAATGGCTGGAATAGCAGCATGGGTAAATGGATATTTCAAGTTGAAAGATGATGCTAAAATAGATAAGAGAGACCCAAGAATAGTGCCTATTAAAAAGTGGGTTGATGAACAGTATGAAAGTGGAAGGACTACTGTTATAAGAAATGAGGAACTAAAAGAACTTGCAGATCAATATTTATTTAATATAGAAGAAAGTAAGTAA